From the Streptomyces nigrescens genome, one window contains:
- a CDS encoding alkaline phosphatase D family protein, with translation MTDHDQISRRTAVTAVAATAALLPFAGATTAHAQEASDQALFFQHGVASGDPLPDGVLLWTRVTPTPAATPGSGRGPATKVSWQVATDKDFASVVARGSLTSSAATDHTLKADVRGLQPATPYYYRFTVDGQHSPVGRTRTAPAHDTAAGNIRFGVVSCANWESGYFSPYRHLAARTDLDAVLHLGDYLYEYKSGEYPEFKYVVRPHSPANELLTLADYRIRHGVHKTDPDALAMHASHPVIAMWDDHEFADNAWKGGATNHTPESEGPWSARMAAAKQAYFEWMPVRPSTAGTTYRRLRFGTLADLHLLDLRSFRDEQAKPGSGAVDDPSRTLTGRAQLDWLKAGLERSDTAWRLVGTSVMISQVAFGAIPAKLLGPLAEILGIPKEGLAINTDQWDGYTDDRRELLSHLSDRGIDNTVFLTGDIHMAWANEVPLQAATYPADQPVATEFVVTSVTSDNVDDFLHVAPHTVSLAGVAALKAANRHVKWLDMDSHGYGVLDVSAERTQMDYFGISDKTDPQATSALLRSYRTRSGTQQMERADQPVG, from the coding sequence GTGACCGATCATGACCAGATCTCGCGCCGCACTGCCGTCACGGCCGTAGCCGCCACCGCCGCACTTCTGCCGTTCGCCGGCGCCACCACGGCGCACGCCCAAGAGGCCTCGGACCAGGCCCTGTTCTTCCAGCACGGGGTCGCCTCCGGTGACCCGCTCCCGGACGGAGTCCTGCTGTGGACCCGGGTCACGCCGACCCCGGCGGCCACCCCCGGATCCGGCCGGGGGCCGGCCACCAAGGTGAGCTGGCAGGTGGCGACCGACAAGGACTTCGCGTCCGTCGTCGCCCGGGGAAGCCTGACCAGCTCGGCCGCCACCGACCACACCCTCAAGGCGGACGTCCGCGGCCTGCAGCCGGCCACCCCCTACTACTACCGCTTCACCGTCGACGGGCAGCACTCCCCCGTCGGCCGGACCCGCACCGCCCCGGCCCATGACACCGCGGCCGGCAACATCCGCTTCGGTGTGGTCTCCTGCGCCAACTGGGAGTCCGGCTACTTCTCCCCCTACCGGCACCTGGCCGCCCGCACCGACCTGGACGCGGTGCTCCATCTCGGCGACTACCTCTACGAGTACAAGTCCGGCGAGTACCCGGAGTTCAAGTACGTCGTCCGCCCGCACTCCCCCGCGAACGAGCTGCTGACGCTCGCCGATTACCGCATCCGGCACGGCGTCCACAAGACCGACCCGGACGCGCTGGCCATGCACGCCTCGCACCCCGTCATCGCCATGTGGGACGACCACGAGTTCGCCGACAACGCCTGGAAGGGCGGCGCGACGAACCACACACCGGAGAGCGAGGGCCCCTGGTCCGCGCGGATGGCCGCCGCGAAGCAGGCGTACTTCGAGTGGATGCCGGTGCGCCCCTCGACCGCCGGCACCACCTACCGCAGGCTGCGCTTCGGCACCCTCGCCGATCTGCATCTGCTGGACCTGCGGTCGTTCCGCGACGAGCAGGCCAAGCCGGGCAGCGGCGCGGTCGACGACCCGAGCCGCACCCTCACCGGGCGGGCCCAACTGGACTGGCTCAAGGCCGGTCTTGAACGCTCGGACACCGCCTGGCGACTGGTCGGCACCTCGGTGATGATCTCGCAGGTCGCCTTCGGCGCCATCCCCGCGAAGCTGCTCGGCCCGCTCGCCGAGATCCTCGGGATACCCAAGGAGGGCCTGGCGATCAACACCGACCAGTGGGACGGCTACACCGATGACCGGCGCGAGCTGCTGAGCCACCTCAGCGACCGCGGCATCGACAACACCGTCTTCCTGACCGGCGACATCCACATGGCCTGGGCCAACGAGGTGCCGCTGCAGGCGGCGACCTACCCCGCCGACCAGCCGGTGGCGACGGAGTTCGTGGTCACCTCCGTCACCTCCGACAACGTGGACGACTTCCTGCATGTCGCCCCGCACACGGTCTCACTGGCCGGGGTCGCCGCCCTGAAGGCCGCCAACCGGCATGTGAAGTGGCTGGACATGGACTCCCACGGCTACGGGGTCCTGGACGTCAGCGCCGAGCGTACGCAGATGGACTACTTCGGGATCTCCGACAAGACCGATCCGCAGGCCACCAGCGCGCTGCTGCGCTCGTACCGCACCCGGTCCGGCACCCAGCAGATGGAGCGGGCGGACCAGCCGGTCGGCTGA
- a CDS encoding mechanosensitive ion channel family protein gives MEDVLRPVAVIGGAVLLTLILVWLTDRGLHRIDAAHPETPLWGLLRRCRIPLRVALCTALLLASFDEAGLKIAADHEAGVGQALTLVLIAATAWLAVRAAAAIVESSYSRYAASGRDAARVRRVRTQVTLIQRVVTAVVIVVAAASMLLTFPAMRAVGTSMLASAGLLGIVAGIAAQSTLGNLFAGLQIAFGDMVRIGDTVVVDGEWGTVEEITLTSLTVRTWDERRITMPVSYFTGKPFENWSRGGAQMTGTVFFHLDHSAPVEKMRQQLLEVLQECPDWDGRSWSLVVTDTTPSTIVVRALVTARDADTLWTVRCEVRERLLEWLRTEHAYALPRISTAPAPPGVPEARHGEDPDARRLSKD, from the coding sequence TTGGAGGACGTACTGCGTCCGGTCGCCGTCATCGGCGGCGCCGTCCTGCTCACGCTCATCCTGGTCTGGCTCACCGACCGCGGCCTGCACCGGATCGACGCCGCCCATCCCGAGACCCCGTTGTGGGGGCTGCTGCGGCGCTGCCGGATACCACTGCGGGTGGCCCTGTGCACCGCGCTGCTGCTCGCCTCGTTCGACGAGGCCGGGCTGAAGATCGCCGCGGACCACGAGGCGGGCGTCGGCCAGGCGCTGACCCTGGTCCTGATCGCGGCCACCGCCTGGCTGGCGGTCCGGGCCGCGGCGGCGATCGTCGAATCCTCGTACTCCCGCTATGCGGCCAGCGGCCGGGACGCGGCACGGGTGCGGCGGGTGCGGACCCAGGTGACGCTGATCCAGCGGGTGGTGACGGCCGTGGTGATCGTCGTCGCGGCCGCCTCGATGCTGCTGACGTTCCCGGCGATGCGGGCGGTCGGCACGTCCATGCTGGCGTCCGCCGGACTGCTCGGCATCGTCGCCGGTATAGCCGCCCAGTCCACCCTCGGCAACCTCTTCGCGGGGCTGCAGATCGCCTTCGGTGACATGGTGCGCATCGGGGACACCGTCGTCGTGGACGGCGAGTGGGGCACCGTCGAGGAGATCACACTGACCTCGCTGACCGTACGGACCTGGGACGAGCGCCGGATCACCATGCCGGTGTCGTACTTCACCGGCAAGCCGTTCGAGAACTGGTCGCGCGGCGGGGCGCAGATGACCGGCACGGTCTTCTTCCACCTCGACCACAGCGCGCCGGTGGAGAAGATGCGCCAGCAGCTGCTCGAAGTCCTCCAGGAGTGCCCGGACTGGGACGGCAGGTCCTGGAGCCTGGTGGTCACCGACACCACCCCGTCCACGATCGTGGTGCGGGCGCTGGTCACCGCCCGGGACGCGGACACCCTCTGGACGGTGCGATGCGAGGTCCGTGAGCGGCTGCTGGAGTGGCTGCGCACCGAGCACGCCTACGCGCTGCCGCGGATCAGCACCGCACCGGCCCCGCCCGGGGTCCCCGAGGCCCGCCACGGCGAGGACCCGGACGCCCGGCGGCTGTCGAAGGACTGA
- the dnaE gene encoding DNA polymerase III subunit alpha yields the protein MPGRCPHPTVFRRSSAVAASSRPPFTHLHVHTQYSLLDGAARLSDMFKACNEMDMTHIAMSDHGNLHGAYDFFHSAKKAGVTPIIGIEAYVAPESRRNKRKIQWGQPHQKRDDVSGSGGYTHKTIWAANKTGLHNLFRLSSDAYAEGWLQKWPRMDKETIAQWSEGLIASTGCPSGELQTRLRLGQFDEALKSASEYQDIFGKDRYFLELMDHGIEIERRVRDGLLEVGKKLGIPPLVTNDSHYTYAHESTAHDALLCIQTGKNLSDPDRFRFDGTGYYLKSTDEMYAIDSSDAWQEGCANTFLVAEQIDTDGMFEKRDLMPKFDIPEGFTEVTWFQEEVRVGMKRRFPDGVPEDRQKQVEYEMDIIIQMGFPGYFLVVADFIMWAKNNGIAVGPGRGSAAGSIVAYAMGITDLDPITHGLIFERFLNPERVSMPDVDIDFDERRRVEVIRYVTEKYGADKVAMIGTYGKIKAKNAIKDSARVLGYPYAMGDRLTKAMPADVLGKGIDLSGITDPQHPRYSEAGEIRGMYENEPDVKKVIDTAKGVEGLVRQMGVHAAGVIMSSEPIVDHAPVWVRHTDNVTITQWDYPQCESLGLLKMDFLGLRNLTIMDDAVKMVKKNKGVDLEMLSVPLDDPKTYEMLCRGDTLGVFQFDGGPMRSLLRLMKPDNFEDISAVSALYRPGPMGMDSHTNYALRKNGLQEITPIHPELEEPLKEVLGLTHGLIVYQEQVQKAAQIIAGYSLGEADILRRVMGKKKPEELAKNFVLFQEGARKNGFSDQAIQALWDVLVPFAGYAFNKAHSSAYGLVTYWTAYLKANYPAEYMSALLTSVRDDKDKSAVYLNECRRMGIKVLPPNVNESEANFAAQGDDVILFGLTAVRNVGQNVVDSIIRSRKAKGKYLSFPDYLDKVDAVVCNKRTTESLIKAGAFDEMGHTRKGLTAHYEPMIDNVVQVKRKEAEGQFDLFGGMGDDSADEGPGFGLDVEFSDVEWDKTYLLAQEREMLGLYVSDHPLFGLEHVLSDKADAAIAQLTGGDYSDGSIVTIGGIISGLQRKMTKQGNAWAIATVEDLAGSIDCMFFPATYQLVSTQLVEDTVVFVKGRLDKREDIPRLVAMEMMVPDLSEAGTNAPVTITIPTVKVTPPMVEKLGEVLSSHRGSTEVRIKLQGARKTTVLRLDRHRVTPDPSLFGDLKVLLGPSCLAG from the coding sequence ATGCCGGGGAGGTGCCCCCACCCGACCGTTTTCCGGAGGTCCTCCGCCGTGGCAGCCTCGTCCAGGCCCCCCTTCACGCACCTGCATGTCCACACCCAGTACTCACTGCTGGACGGTGCGGCGCGGCTGTCGGACATGTTCAAGGCGTGCAACGAGATGGACATGACGCATATCGCCATGTCCGACCACGGCAACCTCCACGGCGCCTACGACTTCTTCCATTCGGCGAAGAAGGCCGGAGTGACGCCGATCATCGGCATCGAGGCCTATGTGGCGCCGGAGTCGCGGCGCAACAAGCGCAAGATCCAGTGGGGCCAGCCGCACCAGAAGCGCGATGACGTCTCCGGTTCCGGTGGTTACACCCACAAGACGATCTGGGCGGCCAACAAGACCGGTCTGCACAACCTCTTCCGGCTGTCCTCGGACGCCTACGCCGAGGGCTGGCTGCAGAAGTGGCCGCGGATGGACAAGGAGACCATCGCCCAGTGGTCCGAGGGCCTGATCGCCTCCACCGGCTGCCCCTCCGGTGAGCTGCAGACCCGGCTGCGGCTCGGCCAGTTCGACGAGGCGCTGAAGTCGGCTTCCGAATATCAGGACATCTTCGGCAAGGACCGGTATTTCCTGGAGCTGATGGACCACGGCATCGAGATCGAACGCCGGGTCCGCGACGGCCTGCTGGAGGTCGGCAAGAAGCTCGGCATCCCGCCGCTGGTCACCAACGACTCGCACTACACCTACGCCCACGAGTCCACCGCGCACGACGCCCTGCTGTGCATCCAGACCGGCAAGAACCTCTCCGACCCGGACCGCTTCCGCTTCGACGGCACCGGCTACTACCTCAAGTCCACGGACGAGATGTACGCCATCGACTCCTCTGACGCCTGGCAGGAGGGCTGCGCCAACACCTTCCTGGTGGCCGAGCAGATCGACACCGACGGGATGTTCGAGAAGCGCGACCTGATGCCGAAGTTCGACATCCCGGAGGGCTTCACGGAGGTCACCTGGTTCCAGGAGGAGGTCCGGGTCGGCATGAAGCGCCGCTTCCCGGACGGGGTCCCCGAGGACCGGCAGAAGCAGGTCGAGTACGAGATGGACATCATCATCCAGATGGGGTTCCCCGGCTACTTCCTCGTCGTCGCCGACTTCATCATGTGGGCCAAGAACAACGGCATCGCGGTGGGCCCGGGCCGTGGTTCCGCGGCCGGTTCGATCGTGGCGTACGCCATGGGCATCACCGACCTCGACCCGATCACCCACGGACTGATCTTCGAGCGGTTCCTCAACCCCGAGCGCGTCTCCATGCCCGATGTCGACATCGACTTCGACGAGCGCAGGCGCGTCGAAGTCATCCGGTATGTCACGGAGAAGTACGGCGCCGACAAGGTCGCCATGATCGGCACCTACGGCAAGATCAAGGCCAAGAACGCCATCAAGGACTCCGCGCGCGTCCTGGGCTATCCGTACGCCATGGGTGACCGCCTCACCAAGGCGATGCCCGCCGACGTCCTCGGCAAGGGCATCGACCTCAGCGGCATCACCGACCCCCAGCACCCGCGTTACAGCGAGGCCGGCGAGATCCGGGGGATGTACGAGAACGAACCGGACGTCAAGAAGGTCATCGACACCGCCAAGGGCGTCGAGGGCCTGGTCCGGCAGATGGGTGTGCACGCGGCCGGCGTGATCATGTCCAGCGAGCCCATCGTCGACCACGCCCCGGTCTGGGTCCGGCACACCGACAACGTCACCATCACGCAGTGGGACTACCCCCAGTGCGAGTCGCTCGGCCTGCTGAAGATGGACTTCCTGGGCCTGCGCAACCTCACCATCATGGACGACGCCGTCAAGATGGTGAAGAAGAACAAGGGCGTCGACCTGGAGATGCTCTCCGTCCCGCTGGACGACCCCAAGACCTACGAGATGCTCTGCCGCGGTGACACGCTCGGCGTCTTCCAGTTCGACGGCGGCCCGATGCGCTCGCTGCTGCGGCTGATGAAGCCCGACAACTTCGAGGACATTTCCGCCGTCTCGGCCCTGTACCGCCCGGGTCCGATGGGCATGGACTCGCACACCAACTACGCGCTGCGCAAGAACGGCCTCCAGGAGATCACCCCGATCCACCCGGAGCTGGAGGAGCCCCTCAAGGAGGTCCTCGGCCTCACCCACGGCCTGATCGTCTACCAGGAGCAGGTGCAGAAGGCCGCCCAGATCATCGCCGGGTACTCCCTCGGCGAGGCCGACATCCTCCGCCGCGTCATGGGCAAGAAGAAGCCCGAGGAGCTGGCGAAGAACTTCGTGCTCTTCCAGGAGGGCGCCCGCAAGAACGGCTTCTCCGACCAGGCCATCCAGGCGCTGTGGGACGTCCTGGTCCCGTTCGCCGGCTACGCCTTCAACAAGGCGCACTCCTCCGCGTACGGCCTGGTCACCTACTGGACCGCCTACCTCAAGGCCAATTACCCCGCCGAATACATGTCCGCGCTGCTGACCTCCGTGCGCGACGACAAGGACAAGTCGGCGGTCTATCTGAACGAGTGCCGGCGCATGGGCATCAAGGTGCTGCCGCCCAACGTCAACGAGTCGGAGGCGAACTTCGCCGCCCAGGGTGACGATGTGATCCTCTTCGGCCTCACCGCGGTCCGCAACGTCGGCCAGAACGTCGTCGATTCGATCATCCGCAGCCGCAAGGCGAAGGGGAAGTACCTCTCCTTCCCCGACTACCTCGACAAGGTCGACGCGGTCGTCTGCAACAAGCGCACCACCGAATCCCTGATCAAGGCCGGTGCCTTCGACGAGATGGGCCACACCCGCAAGGGGCTGACGGCCCACTACGAGCCGATGATCGACAACGTGGTCCAGGTCAAGCGCAAGGAGGCCGAGGGGCAGTTCGACCTCTTCGGCGGCATGGGCGACGACAGCGCCGACGAGGGACCCGGCTTCGGGCTGGACGTCGAGTTCTCGGACGTCGAGTGGGACAAGACCTATCTCCTCGCCCAGGAGCGCGAGATGCTCGGTCTCTACGTCTCCGACCATCCGCTCTTCGGCCTGGAACACGTCCTGTCCGACAAGGCCGACGCCGCCATCGCCCAGCTGACCGGCGGCGACTACTCGGACGGGTCGATCGTCACCATCGGCGGCATCATCTCCGGTCTGCAGCGCAAGATGACCAAGCAGGGCAACGCCTGGGCCATCGCCACCGTCGAGGACCTGGCCGGCTCCATCGACTGCATGTTCTTCCCGGCCACCTACCAGCTGGTGTCCACCCAACTCGTCGAGGACACCGTGGTCTTCGTCAAGGGCCGCCTCGACAAGCGGGAGGACATCCCGCGGCTGGTGGCCATGGAGATGATGGTCCCCGACCTCTCGGAGGCCGGCACCAACGCGCCCGTGACGATCACCATTCCGACGGTCAAGGTCACCCCGCCGATGGTCGAGAAGCTCGGTGAGGTGCTCAGCAGCCACCGCGGCTCCACCGAGGTGCGGATCAAGTTGCAGGGGGCGCGCAAGACGACGGTGCTCCGGCTGGACCGGCACCGGGTCACGCCCGACCCGTCGCTGTTCGGCGATCTGAAGGTGCTGCTCGGCCCGTCCTGTCTGGCCGGCTGA
- a CDS encoding dienelactone hydrolase family protein, with amino-acid sequence MSVPAASESPTSGLSTIVLFHSVCGLRPAVHAAADRLRAAGHEVIVPDLFDGRTAESVPDGILIKDEIGKEELLKRAITAVAPYSDRGLVYAGFSFGGSVAQNLALGDEKTRGLLLLHGTSDIAEDTVADELPVQLHVADPDPYEPHDWLNSWYLQMRRAGADVEVFRYAGAGHLFTDPELPDYDEEAAESAWKVALGFLAGL; translated from the coding sequence ATGTCAGTGCCGGCCGCCTCCGAGTCCCCGACCAGCGGGCTTTCGACGATTGTCCTGTTTCATTCGGTGTGCGGGCTGCGGCCCGCGGTGCATGCCGCGGCGGACCGGCTGCGGGCCGCGGGTCACGAGGTGATCGTCCCCGATCTGTTCGACGGCCGGACCGCCGAGTCGGTACCGGACGGCATTCTGATCAAGGACGAGATCGGCAAGGAGGAGCTGCTCAAGCGGGCCATCACGGCCGTGGCGCCGTACTCCGACCGCGGGCTGGTCTACGCCGGCTTCTCCTTCGGCGGCTCGGTCGCCCAGAACCTCGCACTGGGCGACGAGAAGACCCGCGGGCTGCTTCTGCTGCACGGCACCTCGGACATCGCGGAGGACACCGTCGCCGACGAGCTGCCGGTGCAGCTGCATGTCGCCGACCCGGACCCGTACGAGCCGCATGACTGGCTGAACTCCTGGTATCTCCAGATGCGCCGGGCCGGCGCGGACGTGGAGGTCTTCCGCTACGCCGGCGCCGGCCACCTCTTCACCGATCCCGAGCTGCCCGACTACGACGAGGAGGCCGCGGAGAGCGCCTGGAAGGTGGCGCTGGGCTTCCTCGCCGGCCTGTGA
- a CDS encoding DUF2252 domain-containing protein, translated as MPSQHAPAQDAAQRGEEILAVFDTAFGELLAADPAAFRVKFRKMAASAFAFYRGTACLFYRDLEEYAAQDGGGKDKGPYLDERTARVWIHGDLHAENFGTYMDATGRLIFNVNDFDEAYVGPFTWDLKRFAASVALIGYAKALSDKQITDLVRTYAAAYRERIHALAHKTKGSDRDELPPFTLDTAEGPLLDALRDARSLTRFGLLDSMTEIRDFERRFAAGGGSVELDAATRYKVLAAFDGYLETLPESSLDRPDSYRVKDVVGRRGIGIGSAGLPSYNILLEGNSDALENDVVIYMKQAQTPAVSRHITDPAVRGYFQHEGHRTVISQRALQDHADPWLGWTELDGAGQLVAEISPYAVDLDWSDIDDPDEIAAVVADLGRATATMHAAADDESGHSLVPFSTERAIDAAIAADEEGFASLLVDFAHSYGARARADHQIFVDLFRNGRIPGL; from the coding sequence ATGCCGTCCCAGCACGCCCCGGCGCAGGACGCCGCGCAGCGCGGCGAGGAGATCCTCGCCGTTTTCGACACCGCCTTCGGGGAGCTGCTCGCCGCCGACCCCGCGGCCTTCCGCGTGAAATTCCGGAAGATGGCCGCCTCCGCGTTCGCCTTCTACCGGGGCACGGCCTGCCTGTTCTACCGGGACCTGGAGGAGTACGCCGCACAGGACGGCGGCGGCAAGGACAAGGGCCCGTATCTCGACGAGCGAACCGCCCGGGTGTGGATCCACGGCGATCTGCACGCCGAGAACTTCGGCACGTACATGGACGCCACGGGCCGGCTGATCTTCAACGTCAACGACTTCGACGAGGCGTACGTCGGCCCGTTCACCTGGGACCTCAAGCGGTTCGCCGCCTCGGTCGCGCTGATCGGCTACGCCAAGGCACTCAGCGACAAGCAGATCACCGACCTGGTGCGCACCTACGCGGCCGCCTACCGGGAGCGCATCCACGCGCTGGCCCACAAGACGAAGGGCTCCGACAGGGACGAGCTGCCGCCCTTCACACTGGACACCGCCGAGGGTCCGCTGCTGGACGCGCTGCGCGACGCCCGCTCGCTGACCCGGTTCGGGCTGCTGGACTCGATGACGGAGATCCGCGACTTCGAGCGGCGCTTCGCGGCGGGCGGCGGCAGCGTCGAGCTGGACGCGGCGACCCGCTACAAGGTCCTCGCCGCCTTCGACGGCTATCTGGAGACGCTGCCGGAGTCGAGCCTGGACCGCCCGGACTCCTACCGCGTCAAGGACGTGGTGGGCCGCCGCGGCATCGGCATCGGCTCGGCCGGTCTGCCCTCGTACAACATCCTCCTGGAGGGCAACAGCGACGCCCTGGAGAACGATGTCGTGATCTACATGAAGCAGGCGCAGACCCCGGCCGTCTCCCGGCACATCACCGACCCCGCGGTCCGCGGCTACTTCCAGCACGAGGGCCACCGCACGGTGATCTCCCAGCGCGCCCTCCAGGACCACGCCGACCCGTGGCTGGGCTGGACCGAACTCGACGGCGCCGGCCAGCTGGTCGCCGAGATCTCGCCGTACGCGGTCGACCTGGACTGGTCCGACATCGACGACCCGGACGAGATCGCCGCGGTGGTCGCCGACCTGGGCCGGGCCACCGCGACCATGCACGCCGCCGCGGACGACGAGAGCGGCCACTCCCTGGTCCCGTTCTCCACGGAGCGCGCCATCGACGCGGCCATCGCGGCCGACGAGGAGGGCTTCGCCTCGCTGCTGGTGGACTTCGCGCACTCCTACGGGGCCCGCGCCCGCGCCGATCACCAGATCTTCGTGGACCTCTTCCGCAACGGGCGGATCCCCGGCCTGTAG
- a CDS encoding thioredoxin domain-containing protein translates to MSNRNNQANKAAARERIRAERERQKKKEKLRRQLVVAGTVAGVLVVAGGVGFMVMKANEPKGWEAAKEAEPVAPANTQGKNGTEILIGDKNAKETLEVFEDIRCPACASFEQSSGEALLKDIEDGRYRVRFSMYTFIDDTPAGGEGSKNALSALGAALNVSPEAFLKYKTALYSTKFHPEEQVDAYSKDSELLKVAATVPALKGNKAFETAVKKGTYDRWAMDMTALFGRKGVKATPTLMHGDKKLTIPQIPQQQMTQAQYNQLAQANFKKMIDKEFGPAKGSGKPEPGKGGSKDEGGSKGIREGEKDPSASR, encoded by the coding sequence ATGAGCAACCGCAACAACCAGGCCAACAAGGCCGCGGCCCGCGAACGCATCCGGGCCGAGCGCGAACGCCAGAAGAAGAAGGAGAAGCTGCGCCGCCAGCTCGTCGTGGCGGGCACCGTGGCCGGTGTCCTGGTGGTGGCCGGCGGCGTCGGCTTCATGGTGATGAAGGCCAACGAGCCCAAGGGCTGGGAGGCCGCCAAGGAGGCCGAGCCGGTCGCGCCCGCGAACACCCAGGGCAAGAACGGCACCGAGATCCTGATAGGCGACAAGAACGCCAAGGAGACCCTGGAGGTCTTCGAGGACATCCGCTGCCCGGCGTGCGCCTCCTTCGAGCAGAGCAGCGGTGAGGCGCTGCTCAAGGACATCGAGGACGGCCGCTACCGGGTCCGCTTCTCGATGTACACCTTCATCGACGACACCCCGGCCGGCGGCGAGGGCTCGAAGAACGCGCTGAGCGCGCTCGGTGCGGCGCTGAACGTCAGCCCGGAGGCGTTCCTGAAGTACAAGACGGCGCTGTACTCCACCAAGTTCCACCCCGAGGAGCAGGTCGACGCCTACAGCAAGGACTCCGAGCTGCTCAAGGTCGCGGCCACGGTGCCGGCGCTGAAGGGCAACAAGGCGTTCGAGACAGCGGTGAAGAAGGGCACCTACGACCGCTGGGCGATGGACATGACCGCGCTCTTCGGCCGTAAGGGCGTCAAGGCCACGCCCACCCTCATGCACGGCGACAAGAAGCTGACGATCCCCCAGATCCCGCAGCAGCAGATGACGCAGGCGCAGTACAACCAACTCGCGCAGGCCAACTTCAAGAAGATGATCGACAAGGAGTTCGGCCCGGCGAAGGGATCCGGGAAGCCGGAACCGGGCAAGGGCGGCAGTAAGGACGAAGGAGGATCGAAGGGCATTCGCGAGGGCGAAAAGGATCCCTCGGCCAGCCGCTGA
- a CDS encoding thioredoxin domain-containing protein gives MSNRNNQANKQAARERLRAERERQAKKDRLRRQLIVGGAIVGVLAIAGGIGVVVATSGDDGANAPLVKPANSSGPKGTTIVVGKADAKNTLDLFEDPRCPGCASFEQTVGATVEKDIKDGKYKASYHLGTFLDNNLQGTGSKNALNALGASLNVSPDAFLKYKYALYSKEFHPVETGPDKFADDDYLIKVADTVPALKGNAAFQKAVKDGTYDRWALEVSNAFNSVKDVKSTPTIKLNGTVLGKDTPQGKVAPDSVADYNSLVEKELKK, from the coding sequence ATGAGCAACCGCAACAACCAGGCCAACAAGCAGGCAGCCCGCGAGCGGCTGCGCGCCGAGCGCGAGCGGCAGGCGAAGAAGGACCGGCTCCGCCGGCAGCTGATCGTCGGCGGCGCGATCGTCGGTGTCCTGGCGATAGCCGGCGGTATCGGGGTGGTGGTCGCCACCTCGGGCGACGACGGAGCGAACGCCCCGCTGGTCAAGCCCGCCAACAGCAGCGGCCCCAAGGGCACCACGATCGTCGTCGGCAAGGCGGACGCCAAGAACACCCTGGACCTCTTCGAGGACCCGCGCTGCCCCGGCTGTGCCTCCTTCGAGCAGACCGTCGGCGCCACCGTCGAGAAGGACATCAAGGACGGCAAGTACAAGGCGTCCTACCACCTGGGCACGTTCCTCGACAACAACCTCCAGGGCACCGGCTCCAAGAACGCGCTGAATGCGCTGGGCGCCTCCCTCAACGTCAGCCCGGACGCCTTCCTGAAGTACAAGTACGCGCTGTACTCGAAGGAGTTCCACCCGGTGGAGACCGGGCCGGACAAGTTCGCCGACGACGACTACCTGATCAAGGTCGCCGACACCGTCCCGGCTCTGAAGGGGAACGCCGCCTTCCAGAAGGCCGTCAAGGACGGTACGTACGACCGGTGGGCGCTGGAGGTCTCCAACGCCTTCAACTCCGTCAAGGACGTCAAGAGCACCCCGACGATCAAGCTCAACGGCACGGTGCTGGGCAAGGACACCCCGCAGGGCAAGGTGGCACCGGACAGCGTGGCCGACTACAACTCGCTGGTGGAGAAGGAACTGAAGAAGTGA